AAGCCCCCATGCAGCCTCTGGGCAGACCCGGGACTTGCAGGCCAGGGGAGAGTGTGGATGTCATGAGGCAGTAGCATCCCTGTCCCCGCAATGTCCACggtgactgtgtgtgtatgtgtccttGGGCCGGCATAAAGGGGCAGATGCCCTGTGTCCAGCTACAACCCCCTCCCAAAGGAGCCTGCAGCAAAGAAGAGTTGCTGGCAGGAAGATCACCCTGCTTTATTGCTTGGGCCTTAAGATAATCAAGAGTGTCCCTCTCCAGCCAGGGCCTGGGATTCCGTTTCAGGAGCTCGGGCTGAGCGGCCACCTTCCTGGTGGGTCCGTGCCCCAGTCCCTGGTGGGAAGGGGCTGACGCCCCTGACAACAGCCACCCTGAATGTCCGGGCACTGCCTGAGTCACCTTTGCTGAGGCCTGGGTCCTGGCCCTGGCAGGGTGGGCTGGGCTAGGAGATgacacagcagcagcagctgtggCAGCGGCAGAACGGGGGGCAGTGGCAGCAGCggcagcaggggcagcagcagcagtggtgggCGATGTCATCGCCACGCCCCACGGGCGGAGGGCCAGCATAGGTCAGTCCGGCCGGGCGCTGACTGCTGTTGTAGGGGTTGCCAGGCTGCTGCCAGGCCTGATGGTTCTGGATGGGGGCAGCCCTCTGGTCACCCTTGGTGCCCTTGGGCCCTGGGACCTCAGTCGGCTGCAAGAGGCGGGTTGGCTCCGGGGCACAGGGCCCCACTGGCAGCGGCTGCATCTCCGAGGATGAGGAACAGGGGGAAGCCACCTCTAACTGCTGCCCCAGGTCAGGCCGCAGGTGAGCCCGGGGGATGCTGATGTGGGCATATGGGTTCTTGACGACCATCTCTTGGGGGTCCATGGTCCAGCCTGCAGGGGGTGGGCAGAGAAGACAGATACGGACTCAGCGGAGTACGAGGCTGCCCACGAGCCTGCGGCCCAAGAAAGGCCTCACCCAGGAGCGGCGTGCCTTGTCCTAGGCCAGCATCCCCAAGGCATCAGTGCCTGGGGTGCTGTCACCTCCAAATGTGTGTGCGAGGCTAGTGTCATGGGTGTGAGCCAAGTGTCAGTGAGCAGCAAGGGCCGGTGTCTCCCAGCTGCCACCCCTGCCAGGGATCCTCCCCCTGCCCTGGCAGCATTGGTCCTGGGATGGAGCTGGGAATGGCTGGTGGAGGCTGAGAGATGGGAGAGAAGGGGGTTGACCCTGCAGTGACCCTAAGTTCAGGGCAGTCCCGGCGGCCGAGGGCTCACCTGTGGTAGCAGCGTGGCAGTCTGTCCTTTTGGTCTTCTGAGCTCTAGGTCCCAGTGCCTGAGTTGAGCGACTGGCAGCCGCCTTTTCCCTCCTCGGAAGGGGCGGGGCAATGGGGCGGGGCTCAGAGATAGGGGCGGGGCAATGGGGCGGGGCTCAGAGATGGGGTTCCCAAGACCCCAAGAGGCCCCAGCAACGGGAGCACGGCAGCTGGCCCACTCCTCGTCCTCAGGTGGGCGGCAGCCCAGGCCTGGGCTTTGAGGGGCACTGCCAAACCGGTGACTCAGACCTTCACATCTGGGGCATGGCCGGGGCCCTAAAGGGCATCTGCAACTTGCcagagaggagggcaggaggtGAGCCTGAGGTCATGGCTCTGGAAAGGAAGTGGGGTGAGGCCCTCAGATTCCCGGACCTGCAGTCCCCAGCCATTGCTCACACATCTCAAAGCCCCGGCTGAGGCAGGGCCTCTAAGTCTCTGAGCCTCTACTTAAGCAGAAACCAAGATGTTTGAGAGCCTTAGGCTCTTGGaggctttctgcttttttttttttttgagatggagtcttgctctgttgcccaggctgcagtgcagtggcgtgatcttggctcactgcaacctctgcctcctgggttcaagcgattctcctgcttcagcctcccgagtagctgggattacaggcacccaccaccacgcctggctaattttttgtatttttagtagaaacagggtttcaacatgttggccaggatggtttcaaactcctgacctcaggtgatctgcctgccttggcctcccaaagtgctgggattacaggcgtgagccaccgcacccggccgatttctgagacagggtctcacttttccatccaggctgaggtgcagtggcatgatctggctcactgtggcctcaacctcctgggctctagtgatcctcccacctcggcctcctgagtagctgggaggactacaggtacaccacCGGGCCGGCGGATTCTTCATAGAGACctaggtctcgctatgttgcctaggctgatctcaaactccacctcccaaagtgctggattccaggcgtgagccaccgtgcccagtggcttttctgcttttttcactaataaaaaatgtttgatttGCACGTTTTGTCACAGGTCTTATCTTACAATCAATGACACAGGCTTTAAACACTACTGACGTTTTTAGCTCATTTCTCGAACTGCAGTTACTCTCTGGCTGGCAGGCGTGGGGGCCACACGCGTCCCCCCAGCGTCCCCACCCTGGGCCCCCCGCCTCCAGCCGAGCACCGGCGGAGGCAGGGGTGCAGCGGGCACCGGGGAGTGCCGCGGGGGCGACCCATGCCTTGGGGCCCAGGGGAGCACCAGGAAGGGCGGGGTCCAGTCAGACGTGGCCTGTGTGGGGCCAGTCAGACCGGTCGGGACATGAGTTCAGGCAACCCGGCCCCGATTTGGGGAGAACTGGGTGCTCCTGGGGACCCAAAACTTAAGAGGCCGGAGACAGAGGTCCACTGCGCAGGCGCCGGAAGCCCCGCCCACCGCTCTGCCTGCCCCTTGCGTGGCGCCTATAGCGCATGCGCTAACAAGGCAGGGCCAGGCCGTGGAAATTTTATTTCCCAGAAGCCTCCGCGCTCCAGGGTTTCCCGAAAGACCCGGTTCGGATGTAACCAAGACTCGGCTTGGGGTTCCCCAGCTCTGAATGGCGGAGCTGTAAAGGCCGGGCCTGGGGGCGGAGCCTTGTGATGGGGCGGGGCCTCATCCATACGGGGCGGGGTCTCGcggagggggcggggcctgcgGCCTGGTGCTTCCTCGGGCGCGCGCCGGGTCGGCGAGCAGAGCCTGCGGCGGAGCTGGGCTCCCGGCCCTCTCCAGGCCCAGGCAGCCTCAGTTGCCCCACCATCTTGCCAGGGCCCCGTAAGGACCCCTCCAGCAGCGCCCTTGTCACCCGCACAGCTCTCCCTATTGCTCTTCTGAGTGACACTAGCCCGAGGCCCCATGGAGGGGTCAAGCCAGACCCTATGGGCAGGGCCGCTCCTCCAGCCTGTTTTGCCCACGCGAGCTCCCGCACCAGGGGCACCGTCCCCTCTGAGCTCAGCACTCTGCAGGCCCTGGGGCTCTGCCTAGAGCAGGTGCGGTCTGGCCAGTCCAGCGGAGAGAGGAGCTGAAGGAGGCCAGGCTGTTCAGGGCCAGGTGCGGGGCCAGAGCTGGTCACAGCGTGGCAGCGGAGGCCCTCGAAGCCCTGGTCCGCTGCCCCACGGTGACCAGCAAGCCCGAGGGCTCCACGGGCAGAAGGCGGACCCAGGAAGGCAGGGAAGCCCCGGGTGAGGAAGCGGAGAGGCCCCGGGCCTGCGCGCTGGAGTGCCGGAGGCCACCCTGTCTGGGCAGGTGCGGTCCTCAGGGTCGCCTGCGCGCCGCACTGGGCTGCCAGCCTGTCCTTCGCGCACTCCCACCGGACCCGTCCGTCCACCGGCGTCGGCCCTCTGACCCGCTCCACCCGCCCAGCTCTTGCCCCTTAGGGTGACAGCACCCTTTCTGAGCTGCGGCACCGGGCATGGGCGAAGCTGGAGGACTCAGGGACTTCCcatggggcggggggcgggggcaggcACCGGTGGGCTCTGGAACCAGCTCCCCTGGTATCCACCGCGCAggtcccctccctctccctccagcGTCCTGAGGCCTCCTAGTGTGAGGGAGGAGAACAGCCGGATTCCCCTCCTGAATTTGGAGGCGGGAGGCTTGACCAGGACCCAGGGTCAGCCTGGAGAGAACTGGGGGAGACGCGGGGGTCCTGCCCCCCACGCAGTCCGCCAGCGAGGGCGACGCCGGGAGCGGACCGAGGGGCGGCCGGGAGGCTGGCCCCGCCCCGCAGACCCCGCGCGGGTCCCCAGACGGGGGGTGGCGCTGCGGGCGCGGGCGGGCGCCGCGCGCACTGCGGTCCCCGCGCCTCCGCCGCAGAGCGCGCCACGCTCCGCACGCacctgccgccgccgccgccgcgccgaaacccgcgccccgcgcccgcgcccgcgccccTCGGTGCCGCCCGGGCCCTGCCATCGCCTGAGGTCGCTGCGGCCGCCGCGGGAGCCGCCGGAGCCCCCCAAGCTGCCAGGCCAAGACGCGGGCGCCGCGTCCGGGCCTGCCTTTGAGACAACCTCTGCGGCGGCGGCGCGCGGCCGGGACgccaggctggggcaggtgagCGCAGGGGGCGGGGGCCGGGGGCGGACTCAGCGCCCCTCCCCACGCGACGGGGGTCGGCCCTCGGGAAGGTGCGTCTGGCCTTGGAGGCGGGGACCGGGGAGGGGGTTGGGTTCCAAGCCCCGCGGAGGTCGGGATCCCACGACTGAGGTCAGGGTCAGAGGTCGGGCGCCCGGTCCTTTGTGCCCGGCGAGGGCTAGGGTGGAGGTAGCCCGAGCACTGCCCTCACGCCGTCTCTCACCTGCAGCTCAGGCCTGGTCCAGGCCTCGCCTCTGCTCCTGCCGCGGAGCCTGCCGCCCGGGTCCTCCTGCAGCCAGCACTTCGGCTAGCTGCCTTCCCTGGGCGCCCTGTCCTGGAGCCATGGGGCCcacccagcccctgcctgccccGATGTCCCGGCCCGCGGCCTGCTGACCTCGGCTACAGGGGGAGCCCCCCCCCGCGCCCCCTCGCCAGCCTCAGCAGCCAGAGACCCTGGGTGAGACCCTGGGCCAGACCCCCAGCCCAGGGCAGCCTCCCACACCCCCCTGCCCCcgcctgcctccccctcccccaccccttcctcctcctcccaggactGGACCAGAGAAGCCACTGTGGCCACTGGGGGGGGCCCTGCGCCCCCAACTCTCGCCGGCTGCCCCTAGTAGGAGTCCACGGGCTGGCCGGGGGCTCCCTCAGGCCTGGCGGGACCAGGATGCTGCCCCGTCACCTGCCCCCCAGCCCCACACAACGCCCCCACCCACCCGAACATCCAGTCTGACTGGAGACAGCCGGATGCCCTCTGACCCCGGGCCCGAGGCGGGCAGTGGCTGGCCGGGCCTCCTCATGTCCTGCCTGAAGGGCCCCCATGTCATCCTCAAGATGGAGGCCATGAAGATTGTCCACCCTGAAAAGTTCCCTGAGCTACCGGCTGCCCCCTGCTTCCCGCCTGCTCCCCGGCCCACCCCAACTCTGGCACCCAAGCGTGCCTGGCCCTCAGACACAGAGATCATTGTCAACCAGGCATGTGGGGGGGACATGCCTGCCTTGGAAGGGGCACCCCATACCCCGCCGCTGCCGCGGCGGCCCCGTAAGGGAAGCACAGAGCTGGGCTTTCCCCGTGTAGCCCCAGAGGATGAGGTCATTGTGAATCAGTACGTGATTCGGCCAGGCCCCTCGGCCTCGGCGGCTTCTTCGGCAGCGGCAGGCGAGCCCCTGGAGTGCCCCACCTGTGGGCACACCTACAACGTCACCCAGCGGCGGCCCCGTGTGCTGTCCTGCCTGCACTCTGTGTGTGAGCAGTGCCTGCAGATTCTCTACGAGTCCTGCCCCAAGTACAAGTTCATCTCCTGCCCCACCTGCCGCCGCGAGACTGTGCTCTTCACCGACTACGGCCTGGCTGCGCTGGCTGTCAACACATCCATCCTGAGCCGCCTGCCGCCCGAGGCGCTGACAGCCCCATCTGGGGGTCAGTGGGGGGCTGAGCCCGAGGGCAGCTGCTACCAGACCTTCCGGCAGTACTGTGGGGCTGCGTGCACCTGCCACGTGCGGAACCCACTGTCCGCCTGCTCCATCATGTAGTAGCGCCTGCCCGCCCGCCACTGCCCGCTGAGCCTCACTCGCCGCTTCTTCAGggacccagccctgccctgccaccCGCTGACCCTTCCTTCCCCACCATGGCTTCTGGCCCCACCCCAAGTGGCATTGTCGCTGCAGCCAACTTTGCCATTAAAACTCTTTGCCAAAGTTTGCACCTGTTCCCTGGACTGAAGCTTGCTCCTGTGGGCTGTGCTCAGGCCTAGGCCTATGGTGGGCACCCAGGGCTGCAATCCAGACAGGGCCCAGCTTGGAGCTTCCAGAGAGAGGCCCAGCACTGCTCAGGGTGGGCCTGCTCTGCGcactgggggctgggctgggctgcgaGCGTGGGTGCAAACCCCCACACGTACAGTGGTCTGCTTATGTGCGCCTGGCGGGGCTGTGTGGTGGGTGTACAGAGCCACCCCAGCTGGGCGGAGGGACATTTTCAATGGTATGGGGGACAATTCAGTTGATTTCCCTCCTGGCGTCCACCTGGCCCTGAGCACCCACCTGGATCCTCCAAGGTTGTGAGGGGCATCTGTCTATGGGCATCTGTGCAGGGGTTAGGGACAAAGACCGGCTGAGAGGGTGGTAGGGGAAGAAGGACCCAGCGCCTCCTGTCTGGCACCTGGACCACCTGGGTGTGAGGAAGAGCCCgccccaggctgggtgtggtgtctcatgcctgaaatcccagcacttcagtaggccaaggcggatggatcacctgaggtcaggagttcaaaacgaggctggccaacgtggtgaaacctcttctctactaaaaatacaaaaaaattagccaggtgtggtggcgcgtgcctgtaattccagctattcaggagggtgaggcaagagaattgcttgaactcaggaggtggaggttgcagtgagcagaaatcgtgccactgcactccaacctgacaacagagtgagcctctgtctcaaaaaaaaaaaaaaaagagcccgccCAGATGGTGAAAACGGGGTAACAAAGACAAGCAGTAACAATGGCATCCCCAGGAGCTGGTTTATTGAAAGCTGCTTCATGTTCGAGGCTCAATGCTCCGTCTCTCGCTGGGCCACCGATGTCTCCAtcccaggcgtggtgacatgagGGTGtgcagaggcagagctgggcctggtgCTTATGTTCCAAGGTCTGGGTGGGCCCTTGTCCCCTGCAATAAAGGCCAGCACCGACCCCCGGCTGGTCCAGGCCTGACCAGGTGGGGAGAGGAGCCTTTGCAGGCTGAATTTTCGCAGCATGGGCCCCTCCCCCGGCTGGCCTGACCTTCAGGGACATGCACTGGCCCTTATCTGAACACAAAGTGGGCGGAGTCCCTGCCCTCTCCAAGGAACTCGCTGCTGTATCTCTGTTCACTTTCATGCCTGCTGTGCCTGGCTGGCCCTTGGAGGGGGAAGTGTGGCCAGCATCGGCCCGTGGCCAGTATGGTGCCCGTCTACTGCAGGGTGAATGGGGCCCTGCTCGCAGACCTTCCTGCTGGGCCAGCCTCCTCCAGAAGCTGTCCTTGGGCACCAGTGTCCTTGGGTTCAGCTAGTGTCTGGGCAGCAGTACAGCCATGGACTCTGGCAGGGTCAGGCTCTTGGGTAGCCCTGGTCGTGGGTTCAGCAATGGGAGGTCTTGATTGAAGGCCACTGCCCTGGACCCAACCTTGGGTTTTTCAGCCTGGTCATCAGGCCTCACAGCACCCAGGCATGGGGACGTGGGTCAGTCTGGGCCCCCTGGCCTGTTGGCGTCAGGGTTGTCCTGGGCTCTGCTCAGCGGCCAGAGCGGTCCAGCAGCATGAAAAGCAGCCCCAGCAGCACGAGTGGCGTGAAGAccagcagcagccccagcagcTCAAGGGCCAGCAGGCTCAGCAGCACCAGGCGGCGGGCACAGGGTCCCCGCTCCCGCAGGGCCCAGAGACGGGCACCCAGGCAGGGTGGACAGGGCAGGAAGGGCAGGCAGCCCCGGCCGCCCGCGGGCCCTGCCAGGAAGCGCAGGTGGTAGCGGTGCTCCAGGGAGCCCCAGGGCCCAGGGTTGCGGTGCTGGGGTGCAGGGGTCTCTCGGCGGGGCTGGTGTGAGGGCCCGTCGGCCTGTAGCAGCTCCTCCTGCAGTCGGCAGATCTCCCACTCCAGCATGGGCGTCTTCTGACGGCACAGCGGGCAGCGCACCCGGCCCAGGTCGGCACTGGGGGCCGAGCCCAGAAGCCTGTGCAGGCAGCCCGCACAGAGGCCATGGCCGCAGTTCAGCAGGGCCAGGCGGTACTCTCCGGCCCCGTAAGGCTCTGTGCAGATTGGGcactcctcctcttctccctgccccGCTGCCtgctctctcccctcttccttccaaGTTGGAAGGGCCCAGGCACCCTCCATGGCCACGGCCCCCAGCAGGGGCTCACTGGCTGGAGTCTCGGCACCTTGGGGGGGCCCAAGGTCATTCCCTTCACTTGCTGGCACTTGGCACACAGGGTCCAGGCACTCAAAGCCCACAAAACGTCCAGGTGGACTGACATGCCCAGAGCTGGAGTCGGCCGGGTGGAGGGTGGGGGCCCCAGGGCACAGTTCAGGGGTGGTGGCCCTGGGGCAGGAGTCAGGATAGGAGGGCAAGGACCCCAGGGCGGCAACAGGGGCGGCCCTCAAGGGGAAGCAGGGTCTGGGCTCCACCAGGGCTCTGGCACTGACCTCCCGGCTGGCTCTCCTCACTGGAATTGGACTTTACTGGGGCCCCAGCAAGGCCGGCCTGCTCTGGGTGGATCCTGGGCCCACACCGTGCCGTCCCCAGTCAGATCTGGCTGGAACCCAGCCTCAGCCATGTTTAGTACTGTGCCAGCGACCCGCCGACCACAGACAGCGACTCCGAGACAGCGAGGCGGGTGTGAACAGCCACCGGACTCCTCCAACAGGGACTTTTCCTCCCAGTGCCTAAAACCCCTCCCAGGGGCGGGCCTGCACCAACCACGCCCCCTCCCGCCGCTCCTCTTTCCGGCAGCCTCGACTCCCTGGTAGGACTGACGGACGGCTTGGCTACACCTTCCCAGCACCTGCCCGGAACCTGGTCCTGGCGATCAGACCTTAGCCGACCCACCAAGCCCTTGAGAACGAGGCAGTCAGGGCGCATATCACATTAGAGACAGACAGAAGAGCTGCAGAGGCCACTGGGGTACAGGCAGCCCAGCAAGGGTGCACCATGGCACCCACCCACCCAGCACCCAGGGCACCGGGAGGAGCTAGAGGAAAGAAGCCTGTGCTAGAAGCAGCCACTCAAAGGCCACCATTTACTGCAAGGGCTTTCCTGGGACCAGGAGAGAACAGGCTGCTCTAGCCTGGGACACCCCCACTGCTCTCAGGGAGCTGGCATCTTAGTGGCATCTGAGCACAGCCTGAGCCCTGTGGAGGCGCGGGGGCAGTGACTGGAATGTGCTGCTTGGCAGGCTGCAGCGGCCGAGGTGGCCCCAGGGCAGAGGAGTGCAGTGCAGCCTCATGGGTGCCCTATGCCACCCCTGGTGCCCATGGGGCTGCTGATGCCATCCTGGGTCACTTCACTGGTGAGGTGAAGAGGCCCAGGTCACCACCTTGACTGGGAAGGGGGTAGGGGGGACGAGGACACAGCTCACTGTCAGGGTGTGGGAGGGGAGGGCTGgctgggcagaggctgcagtggggtCAGGGTTCAAAGGGTGGGATCCAGAGTCAACGGGAGTGTGGCTGTGCTCGAGAGCTGGCTGTTCCCAGAGGACCAGCTGGCTGGTCTGAGAGGACGACAGCTGCTGGCCAGGAGCTCCCTCGTGGACGCCTTCCTGGGCTCCCAGGAGGATGGCCATCAGAGGGGGCACGGGCAGCCTCGGGCCTCAGGCCCACGTCTCGGTCTGGAAGCGCTGTGTCCGCTGGAGCCTGGCTAGATACGCGGCTGCATCGGGGCTGCAGAGTCCGCCGTCCTCCTGGAAGATGGACATCAGGGCCTCCGAGACGTCCGCTGGCATGGACTTGGCGTTGCTAGAGGGGTAGGTCGCAGAA
Above is a window of Papio anubis isolate 15944 chromosome 13, Panubis1.0, whole genome shotgun sequence DNA encoding:
- the CYSRT1 gene encoding cysteine-rich tail protein 1, whose amino-acid sequence is MDPQEMVVKNPYAHISIPRAHLRPDLGQQLEVASPCSSSSEMQPLPVGPCAPEPTRLLQPTEVPGPKGTKGDQRAAPIQNHQAWQQPGNPYNSSQRPAGLTYAGPPPVGRGDDIAHHCCCCPCCRCCHCPPFCRCHSCCCCVIS
- the LOC116270107 gene encoding uncharacterized protein LOC116270107 — its product is MAGALKGICNLPERRAGVRQRGRRRERTEGRPGGWPRPADPARVPRRGVALRARAGAARTAVPAPPPQSAPRSARTCRRRRRAETRAPRPRPRPSVPPGPCHRLRSLRPPREPPEPPKLPGQDAGAASGPAFETTSAAAARGRDARLGQLRPGPGLASAPAAEPAARVLLQPALRLAAFPGRPVLEPWGPPSPCLPRCPGPRPADLGYRGSPPPRPLASLSSQRPWVRPWARPPAQGSLPHPPAPACLPLPHPFLLLPGLDQRSHCGHWGGPCAPNSRRLPLVGVHGLAGGSLRPGGTRMLPRHLPPSPTQRPHPPEHPV
- the RNF208 gene encoding RING finger protein 208, with product MPSDPGPEAGSGWPGLLMSCLKGPHVILKMEAMKIVHPEKFPELPAAPCFPPAPRPTPTLAPKRAWPSDTEIIVNQACGGDMPALEGAPHTPPLPRRPRKGSTELGFPRVAPEDEVIVNQYVIRPGPSASAASSAAAGEPLECPTCGHTYNVTQRRPRVLSCLHSVCEQCLQILYESCPKYKFISCPTCRRETVLFTDYGLAALAVNTSILSRLPPEALTAPSGGQWGAEPEGSCYQTFRQYCGAACTCHVRNPLSACSIM
- the LOC101008347 gene encoding uncharacterized protein LOC101008347: MEGAWALPTWKEEGREQAAGQGEEEECPICTEPYGAGEYRLALLNCGHGLCAGCLHRLLGSAPSADLGRVRCPLCRQKTPMLEWEICRLQEELLQADGPSHQPRRETPAPQHRNPGPWGSLEHRYHLRFLAGPAGGRGCLPFLPCPPCLGARLWALRERGPCARRLVLLSLLALELLGLLLVFTPLVLLGLLFMLLDRSGR